In the genome of Vicia villosa cultivar HV-30 ecotype Madison, WI linkage group LG7, Vvil1.0, whole genome shotgun sequence, one region contains:
- the LOC131619187 gene encoding uncharacterized protein LOC131619187: MSVLVNGSPTKEFVVERGLRKGDPLSPFLFVIVAEALKGMVSKVVEIGEYVGFNIRRKCSVDILQFVDDTLLIGKGSWKQVRAIKAILRGFEMVSGLGINYHKSKIIGFNVSDNFLDIASNFLSCRREDNNFTFLGIPIGINPRRISSWNVILNKLKSRLLDWKVRLLSFGGRLTLLKSVLCSLSIFMLSFYNALKKVLMEISRLQSNFLWGGVGEKKKIHWVSWKSICLPIEKGGLCLRRICDFNFALLQKWRWRILGGSKDLWYRVFRARYEDINLHVVSYNSKVDKKFSKSTWWTDILSLENSYNENLFVDNCRFFIGNGYNTSFWQSRWMGDFCLKVLFPVAYNLSESKFVSVASMGGWRGDVWF, from the coding sequence ATGTCGGTTTTGGTGAATGGAAGCCCTACGAAAGAATTTGTGGTAGAGAGAGGTCTAAGGAAAGGGGATCCGTTATCGCCGTTTCTTTTTGTCATTGTAGCGGAGGCGTTGAAGGGAATGGTTAGCAAGGTGGTAGAGATAGGTGAATATGTTGGTTTCAATATAAGGAGAAAGTGTAGTGTGGATATTTTACAATTTGTGGATGATACTTTATTGATAGGAAAGGGGAGTTGGAAGCAAGTGAGGGCTATCAAGGCTATTCTAAGAGGTTTTGAGATGGTGTCGGGTCTTGGGATCAATTATCACAAAAGCAAAATTATTGGATTTAATGTTAGTGACAACTTTTTGGATATTGCTTCTAACTTTTTGTCTTGTAGGAGGGAAGATAATAACTTCACTTTTCTTGGTATTCCTATAGGAATTAATCCTAGAAGGATTTCCTCTTGGAACGTGATTTTGAACAAACTAAAGTCCCGTCTCTTGGATTGGAAGGTGCGGTTACTTAGTTTTGGAGGTAGACTCACTCTCTTAAAATCCGTTCTTTGTAGTCTTTCGATATTTATGCTTTCCTTTTATAATGCTCTTAAGAAGGTGTTAATGGAGATATCGAGACTGCAAAGCAATTTTCTTTGGGGTGGAGTGGGGGAAAAAAAGAAaattcattgggtgagttggaaatCTATTTGCTTACCTATTGAGAAAGGAGGCCTTTGTTTAAGAAGGATTTGTGATTTCAATTTTGCTCTCCTTCAAAAGTGGCGTTGGAGAATTCTAGGCGGTTCGAAGGATTTATGGTATAGAGTGTTCAGAGCTAGATACGAAGATATTAACCTCCACGTGGTTTCTTATAATAGCAAAGTTGATAAGAAATTTTCGAAATCTACTTGGTGGACGGACATATTATCTTTGGAGAATAGTTACAATGAAAACTTGTTTGTTGATAATTGTAGATTTTTTATTGGTAATGGATACAACACTTCTTTTTGGCAATCAAGGTGGATGGGAGATTTTTGTTTGAAGGTTCTTTTTCCGGTGGCTTACAATCTTTCGGAGTCTAAATTTGTTTCGGTTGCGAGTATGGGAGGTTGGAGGGGAGACGTTTGGTTTTAG
- the LOC131617304 gene encoding RING-H2 finger protein ATL11-like, producing the protein MQKNNHFTLLSFDHGQAWLTLLLVISLIQISPPVTGQPMGPEDPTENNKSVATIMGIVALMFVFSGFLSLYSARCSDRQHGVIYDLTLPNAATGVRAQNNLPSNGLNQDVIDTFPTFRYSNVKGLKIGKSTLACAVCLNEFQDDETLRLIPKCSHVYHHGCIDIWLVSHNTCPVCRANLVPVTDEDATESPIVSIQIPEGELHHNEEDQEVEHVEEEQIGDTIEVVYSPKIDLLRRSKTYSAPIRSRSTGFLSSLWLSRSNSTGVLVQPGEDCERFTLRLPDEVRNQMMMNTTTLKRAKSCVSFTRMSSGKCGYRSRSFGCGSGNGHVQYERFGSEEEENLGFVRNNWSNKSARKSHMKCLGIDMDNNGGERSYDLLCHV; encoded by the coding sequence ATGCAGAAGAATAATCATTTTACTCTCTTGAGTTTCGATCATGGCCAAGCATGGCTCACTTTGTTGCTTGTTATTAGTCTCATACAAATCTCGCCGCCGGTAACCGGACAACCAATGGGACCGGAAGATCCAACGGAGAACAACAAATCAGTAGCTACCATTATGGGAATTGTAGCCCTAATGTTCGTCTTCTCAGGTTTTCTTTCTCTCTACTCAGCCAGATGCAGTGATCGTCAACACGGAGTTATCTACGACCTCACTTTACCTAATGCTGCAACCGGTGTTAGGGCACAAAACAACTTGCCAAGTAATGGTTTAAACCAAGATGTCATTGATACTTTTCCGACTTTTCGTTACTCCAACGTGAAGGGACTCAAGATTGGGAAAAGCACGTTGGCTTGTGCTGTTTGTTTGAACGAGTTTCAAGATGATGAAACATTGCGTTTGATTCCTAAATGTAGCCATGTTTATCATCATGGTTGTATAGATATTTGGCTTGTTTCTCATAATACTTGTCCAGTTTGTCGTGCTAACCTTGTTCCGGTAACCGACGAGGACGCTACCGAATCTCCGATTGTATCCATTCAGATACCAGAAGGAGAATTACACCATAACGAAGAAGATCAAGAAGTAGAGCATGTTGAAGAGGAACAAATAGGAGACACAATTGAAGTGGTATATTCACCTAAGATAGATTTACTTCGTAGGTCTAAGACATATTCTGCACCAATACGGTCGAGATCGACAGGATTCTTATCTTCTCTTTGGTTATCACGGTCGAACTCGACAGGTGTGTTGGTGCAGCCAGGTGAGGATTGTGAGAGGTTTACATTGAGGCTACCGGATGAAGTTCGAAATCAGATGATGATGAACACGACGACGCTTAAGCGTGCGAAAAGCTGTGTGAGTTTTACGCGAATGAGTAGTGGAAAGTGTGGTTATAGGTCAAGAAGTTTCGGGTGTGGAAGTGGGAATGGTCATGTGCAGTATGAAAGGTTTGGAAGTGAGGAAGAAGAAAATTTAGGGTTTGTTAGGAACAATTGGAGTAATAAATCTGCAAGAAAATCTCATATGAAGTGTTTGGGAATTGATATGGACAATAATGGTGGTGAGAGATCATATGATCTTTTATGTCATGTGTAG